The following proteins are encoded in a genomic region of Brachypodium distachyon strain Bd21 chromosome 1, Brachypodium_distachyon_v3.0, whole genome shotgun sequence:
- the LOC112270077 gene encoding protein MEI2-like 6 translates to MPEAYGWCPVARGCCSYWCRSAGFLSVSGVWSCAFPPPPPPPLLCHPGYCNFPALPPLLCLCHPGYYNFPTPPPPPPPPQQRPSCFITDLSSEEEQEISPRSVLTVRNSCKELPSSPLSPALPRRLRQLPAFEGAKKAPPSSPRCPRLAFDPTADVTSLMIRNIPNSFTKRRFIAILDQHCADENAKLDGDGDGVKSEYDFLYVPIDFGTGSNKGYAFVNMTTAAAARRLHAHLDGHRWQVGSRRKVCDVVHARVEGLDGLVEHFSGSRFPCYGEREFLPVRFDPPRDGVRKTAERVVGRLHHRPR, encoded by the exons ATGCCAGAAGCGTACGGGTGGTGTCCCGTTGCTCGCGGCTGCTGCAGCTACTGGTGCCGCAGCGCGGGGTTCCTCTCCGTCTCCGGGGTATGGTCCTGCGCgttccccccgccgccgccgccgccgttgctgtGCCATCCGGGGTACTGCAACTTCCCGGCGCTGCCGCCGTTGCTGTGCCTGTGCCATCCGGGGTACTACAACTTCccgactccgccgccgccgccgccgccgccgcagcagcggcCGTCCTGCTTCATCACCGACCTcagcagcgaggaggagcaggagattTCCCCACGCTCCGTCCTCACTGTCAGGAACAGCTGCAAGGAGCTGCCCAGCTCGCCGCTGTCTCCGGCGCTTCCgcggcggctccggcagcTCCCTGCCTTTGAAGGAGCGAAGAAAGCGCCCCCCTCTTCCCCGCGGTGCCCACGCCTCGCCTTCGATCCCACGGCGGATGTTACGTCTCTGATGATTCGCAACATCCCCAACAGTTTCAC GAAGAGGAGATTCATAGCCATCCTGGACCAGCATTGCGCTGACGAGAACGCCAagctcgacggcgacggcgacggcgtcaAGTCGGAATACGACTTTCTCTACGTCCCCATCGACTTCGG GACGGGGTCCAACAAGGGATACGCTTTCGTCAACATGAcgacggctgcggcggcgcggcgcctcCACGCACACCTCGACGGCCACCGCTGGCAGGTCGGGAGCCGCAGGAAGGTGTGCGACGTCGTGCACGCGCGCGTCGAG GGGCTGGACGGCCTGGTGGAGCACTTCTCCGGGTCGCGGTTCCCCTGCTACGGGGAACGGGAGTTCTTGCCGGTGCGCTTCGATCCGCCGCGGGACGGCGTCCGCAAGACGGCGGAGCGCGTGGTCGGACGCCTCCACCACCGTCCCCGCTGA